A genomic region of Micromonospora sp. NBRC 110009 contains the following coding sequences:
- a CDS encoding CAP domain-containing protein: MYRWTDPIEPDGVPRRPEQPTDEGPAWLTDRPEPRSSYLFGDEPEQPGADWAEAPTGVWHSDAPDTPWRGAPADPRPAPDPAGHHPFEADRSRFGYAADPTGFSHDADRTGFGPTAEGAAFTPAVDDTAPFDPVNHPGAPIAPFERAAGWRPAEEPTATWGPAPDGPAEEVGRHRQKRRFPRPLVIGGAVAAATLVVSLGVSALMLPGDQRTEPTADDAVAAAPVAPETTGAAPGDALAPASPTAAPSSARPSPTRAATPKSSRTTAPSRQLQRRSTPSSTATRTASSNGISTALQQVVDLVNQERAKAGCKALTIDDKLMLAAQRHSQDQADHQTMSHDGSDGSDPGDRLDRVGYAWRAYGENVAWNQKTPAAVMDAWMNSPGHRANILNCSFTEIGVGVARSNGPYWTQDFGTPR, translated from the coding sequence GTGTACCGCTGGACCGACCCGATCGAACCGGATGGCGTTCCTCGACGCCCCGAGCAGCCGACCGACGAGGGACCGGCCTGGCTGACCGACCGGCCCGAGCCGCGGTCCTCCTACCTCTTCGGAGACGAGCCGGAGCAGCCCGGCGCGGACTGGGCCGAGGCCCCCACCGGCGTCTGGCACTCCGACGCGCCGGACACCCCGTGGCGAGGCGCCCCGGCCGACCCCCGCCCGGCCCCGGACCCGGCGGGCCACCACCCCTTCGAGGCCGACCGCTCCCGTTTCGGCTACGCCGCCGACCCGACCGGGTTCAGCCACGACGCCGACCGGACCGGCTTCGGCCCGACCGCCGAGGGGGCCGCGTTCACCCCGGCGGTCGACGACACCGCGCCCTTCGACCCGGTGAACCACCCGGGCGCGCCGATCGCCCCGTTCGAGCGGGCCGCCGGCTGGCGTCCGGCGGAGGAGCCGACCGCCACCTGGGGTCCGGCCCCCGACGGGCCGGCCGAGGAGGTGGGCCGGCACCGCCAGAAGCGCCGCTTCCCGCGTCCCCTGGTGATCGGTGGGGCCGTCGCCGCGGCGACCCTCGTGGTGAGTCTCGGCGTGAGCGCCCTGATGCTGCCCGGCGATCAGCGGACCGAGCCGACCGCCGACGACGCCGTGGCCGCCGCCCCGGTCGCGCCGGAGACCACCGGCGCCGCCCCCGGCGACGCCCTGGCCCCCGCCTCCCCCACCGCCGCGCCGAGCAGCGCCCGCCCGAGCCCGACCCGGGCGGCCACCCCGAAGTCCAGCCGGACCACCGCCCCGTCCCGGCAGCTGCAGCGCCGCTCCACGCCGAGCAGCACCGCCACCCGGACCGCCTCGTCGAACGGGATCAGCACGGCACTCCAGCAGGTCGTCGACCTGGTCAACCAGGAACGCGCCAAGGCCGGCTGCAAGGCCCTCACCATCGACGACAAGCTGATGCTGGCCGCGCAGCGGCACAGCCAGGACCAGGCCGACCACCAGACCATGTCGCACGACGGCAGCGACGGCAGCGACCCCGGCGACCGGCTCGACCGGGTCGGCTACGCCTGGCGGGCGTACGGCGAGAACGTCGCCTGGAACCAGAAGACCCCGGCCGCGGTCATGGACGCCTGGATGAACAGCCCGGGTCACCGGGCCAACATCCTGAACTGCTCCTTCACCGAGATCGGCGTCGGCGTGGCGCGGAGCAACGGGCCGTACTGGACCCAGGACTTCGGCACCCCGCGCTGA
- a CDS encoding MFS transporter: MSTDVRTGTVRTNVPGRLDRLPWSRWHWMIVIGLGTVWILDGLEVTIVGNLSGKLAEQGSGLSITQSQVTGLAAALYVAGACTGALFFGWLTDRFGRKKLFLLTLGLYLIATALTALSFDTWWFFLFRFLTGMGIGGEYAAINSAIDELIPARHRGRIDIIINGTFWLGAGLGALLTVPLLNGLPTNLGWRVAFGLGAVLGVVILLVRRHVPESPRWWFIHGRADEANRLVDSVEAEVKRETGKELTEADDYIEIKQRKSTNFLEIARALFARYPKRATLGFSLFIGQAFLYNAITFGFAQILQTFFKVPPGSSGYYFAVIALGNLLGPLLLGRLFDSVGRVPMIAGSYVGSGVLLLGTAWLFHAGVLNAVTMTACWCVVLFFASAGASAAYLTVSEIFPMETRAMAIAFFYAIGTAAGGITGPLLFAKLVGTGKVGDTVVAFVVGASVMIIGGLVELALGVRAEGRSLEDLATPLSAERPGTPAPRAGTPTPTTDPATTG, encoded by the coding sequence ATGAGCACCGACGTGCGGACCGGCACCGTACGGACCAACGTCCCGGGCCGCCTGGACCGGCTGCCCTGGTCCCGCTGGCACTGGATGATCGTGATCGGCCTCGGCACGGTGTGGATCCTCGACGGCCTCGAGGTGACCATCGTCGGCAACCTCTCCGGCAAGCTCGCCGAGCAGGGCAGCGGGCTGAGCATCACCCAGAGCCAGGTCACCGGCCTGGCCGCCGCGCTCTACGTGGCCGGCGCCTGCACCGGCGCGCTCTTCTTCGGCTGGCTGACCGACCGGTTCGGACGCAAGAAGCTGTTCCTGCTGACCCTCGGGCTCTACCTGATCGCCACCGCGCTGACCGCGCTCTCCTTCGACACCTGGTGGTTCTTCCTGTTCCGGTTCCTCACCGGCATGGGCATCGGCGGCGAGTACGCGGCCATCAACTCGGCGATCGACGAGCTGATCCCGGCGCGGCACCGCGGCCGGATCGACATCATCATCAACGGCACCTTCTGGCTCGGTGCGGGGCTCGGCGCGCTGCTGACCGTACCGCTGCTCAACGGCCTGCCGACCAACCTCGGCTGGCGGGTGGCGTTCGGTCTCGGCGCGGTCCTCGGCGTGGTGATCCTGCTGGTCCGCCGGCACGTCCCGGAGAGCCCCCGGTGGTGGTTCATCCACGGTCGGGCCGACGAGGCGAACCGTCTCGTCGACTCGGTCGAGGCCGAGGTGAAGCGGGAGACCGGCAAGGAGCTCACCGAGGCCGACGACTACATCGAGATCAAGCAGCGGAAGAGCACCAACTTCCTGGAGATCGCCAGGGCCCTGTTCGCCCGCTACCCGAAGCGCGCCACGCTGGGCTTCTCGCTCTTCATCGGGCAGGCGTTCCTCTACAACGCGATCACCTTCGGCTTCGCCCAGATCCTGCAGACCTTCTTCAAGGTCCCGCCGGGCAGCAGCGGCTACTACTTCGCGGTGATCGCGCTCGGCAACCTGCTGGGTCCGCTGCTGCTGGGCCGGCTCTTCGACTCGGTCGGCCGGGTGCCGATGATCGCGGGCTCGTACGTCGGCTCCGGCGTGCTGCTGCTCGGCACCGCCTGGCTGTTCCACGCCGGCGTGCTCAACGCGGTGACCATGACCGCCTGCTGGTGCGTGGTGCTCTTCTTCGCCTCGGCCGGCGCCAGCGCCGCGTACCTGACGGTGAGCGAGATCTTCCCGATGGAGACCCGGGCCATGGCAATCGCGTTCTTCTACGCGATCGGCACCGCCGCCGGCGGCATCACCGGCCCGCTCCTCTTCGCCAAGCTGGTCGGCACCGGCAAGGTCGGCGACACGGTGGTCGCCTTCGTCGTCGGCGCCTCCGTCATGATCATCGGCGGCCTGGTCGAGCTGGCCCTCGGCGTCCGGGCCGAGGGGAGGTCGCTGGAGGACCTGGCCACCCCGCTCAGCGCCGAACGGCCCGGCACCCCCGCACCCCGCGCCGGCACCCCCACCCCGACCACCGACCCCGCCACCACCGGCTGA
- a CDS encoding endo alpha-1,4 polygalactosaminidase, with product MPPATRELSMRIRPAWPPPAHARVLPRGLRRGVAVVLTTLLLGPVPGCREPLVPPGAPTPWPTAQARSWQWQWQLTGPLDVTVDADVFLLDPVGTTSTETAALRARDRRLICQVRVGTYAATDPDATRFPTVVRGNPVAGRPGSRWLDVRQWDTLSRVLADRFRLCRGKGFGAVAFDDADGYLHRSGFPLGFDDQLLFNRRLARLARSLDLSPGLIDDVPQVAALAPDFDFAVNQECVRRRECTKLLPFADAHKPVFHVEYTGDPAAFCVTTVGYGFSTILKPRTLDARRQPCPLP from the coding sequence GTGCCGCCCGCGACCCGGGAGCTGTCGATGCGGATCCGGCCGGCGTGGCCGCCCCCGGCGCACGCCCGCGTCCTCCCCCGCGGGCTGCGCCGGGGCGTGGCGGTGGTGCTGACCACGCTCCTGCTCGGGCCGGTGCCCGGCTGCCGGGAGCCGCTCGTGCCGCCCGGCGCGCCCACCCCGTGGCCGACCGCCCAGGCCCGCAGCTGGCAGTGGCAGTGGCAGCTCACCGGCCCGCTCGACGTCACCGTCGACGCGGACGTCTTCCTGCTCGACCCGGTCGGCACCACCTCCACCGAGACCGCCGCGCTGCGGGCCCGGGACCGCCGGCTCATCTGCCAGGTGCGGGTCGGCACGTACGCGGCCACCGACCCGGACGCCACCCGCTTCCCGACGGTCGTGCGTGGCAACCCCGTGGCGGGCCGGCCGGGCAGCCGCTGGCTGGACGTCCGCCAGTGGGACACGCTGAGCCGGGTGCTGGCCGACCGGTTCCGGCTGTGCCGGGGCAAGGGGTTCGGCGCGGTGGCGTTCGACGACGCCGACGGCTACCTGCACCGGTCCGGCTTCCCGCTCGGCTTCGACGACCAGTTGCTGTTCAACCGACGGCTGGCCCGGCTCGCCCGTTCCCTCGACCTCTCCCCCGGGCTCATCGACGACGTGCCGCAGGTGGCCGCGCTGGCCCCCGACTTCGACTTCGCGGTCAACCAGGAGTGCGTACGCCGACGGGAGTGCACGAAGCTCCTCCCCTTCGCCGACGCCCACAAGCCGGTCTTCCACGTCGAGTACACCGGCGACCCGGCGGCCTTCTGCGTCACCACGGTCGGCTACGGCTTCTCCACAATCCTCAAACCCCGCACCCTCGACGCCCGCCGCCAACCCTGCCCCCTCCCCTAG